The Flexivirga oryzae genome has a segment encoding these proteins:
- a CDS encoding extracellular solute-binding protein encodes MSVSRRQVLVGALASAPLFALTACGSGGGKKGGGGSSGLSAWALTGGPEQVFRDSFAAWNKANPDHKFTVQYFANDSYKQKIRTSVGSGNGPTLIYSWAGGTLKDYVASKEVVDLTDEIPNLTKRAIPSVLDVGKVDGKVYAVPINNSQPELIYYNKKLFKQAGVSVPKTFDDLLAAVKTFKAKGILPIALAGQSQWPELMWIEFLVDRVGGPEPFNKAFKQEKGAWSDPAFTQAFAKLKQLIDAGGFGDKFGSVVADNNADAALVYTDKAAMLLQGNWVYTTFTTDAKKWVDEGNLGWFAFPSVEGGKGDPSNVYGNPANYFSVSAKASKENQDEAAKFLDQYNLNDKACQELIDMGLIPAVQNIESKLKASKDKDFLLFTYNQTKNAKSFQLSWDQALSDAQAQTVLTKLSAFFLGQATAKDFVTAMNGTIK; translated from the coding sequence ATGTCCGTGTCTCGTCGTCAAGTGCTGGTGGGTGCGTTGGCTTCCGCACCACTGTTCGCCCTGACCGCCTGCGGCAGCGGTGGGGGCAAGAAGGGCGGCGGGGGATCGTCGGGTCTGTCGGCGTGGGCGCTGACCGGTGGCCCGGAGCAGGTCTTCCGGGACAGCTTCGCCGCGTGGAACAAGGCGAACCCGGATCACAAGTTCACCGTGCAGTACTTCGCCAACGACTCCTACAAGCAGAAGATCCGCACCTCGGTCGGCTCCGGCAACGGGCCGACCCTGATCTATTCGTGGGCCGGCGGCACACTGAAGGACTACGTCGCGAGCAAGGAGGTCGTCGACCTCACCGACGAGATCCCGAACCTCACCAAGCGGGCCATCCCGTCGGTGCTCGACGTCGGCAAGGTCGACGGGAAGGTGTATGCCGTCCCGATCAACAACTCGCAGCCGGAGCTGATCTACTACAACAAGAAGCTCTTCAAGCAGGCCGGTGTCTCGGTCCCGAAGACCTTCGACGACCTGCTGGCGGCCGTGAAGACGTTCAAGGCCAAGGGCATCCTGCCGATCGCCCTCGCCGGCCAGAGCCAGTGGCCGGAGTTGATGTGGATCGAGTTCCTGGTCGACCGGGTCGGCGGCCCGGAGCCGTTCAACAAGGCCTTCAAGCAGGAGAAGGGCGCCTGGTCCGACCCGGCGTTCACGCAGGCGTTCGCCAAACTGAAGCAGCTCATCGACGCGGGCGGCTTCGGCGACAAGTTCGGTTCGGTGGTCGCCGACAACAACGCCGACGCGGCCCTGGTCTACACGGACAAGGCGGCCATGTTGCTGCAGGGCAACTGGGTCTACACGACGTTCACCACCGACGCCAAGAAGTGGGTCGACGAGGGCAACCTCGGCTGGTTCGCGTTCCCGTCGGTCGAGGGCGGCAAGGGTGACCCGAGCAACGTCTACGGCAACCCGGCCAACTACTTCTCGGTGTCCGCGAAGGCGTCCAAGGAGAACCAGGACGAGGCCGCCAAGTTCCTCGACCAGTACAACCTCAACGACAAGGCCTGTCAGGAACTCATCGACATGGGCCTGATCCCCGCGGTGCAGAACATCGAGAGCAAGCTCAAGGCGAGCAAGGACAAGGATTTCCTGCTCTTCACCTACAACCAGACCAAGAACGCCAAGAGCTTCCAGCTGTCCTGGGACCAGGCGCTTTCGGACGCCCAGGCGCAGACGGTGCTGACCAAGCTGTCGGCCTTCTTCCTCGGCCAGGCAACGGCCAAGGACTTCGTCACGGCGATGAACGGCACCATCAAGTGA
- the ppgK gene encoding polyphosphate--glucose phosphotransferase, which translates to MSTTYPLGIDVGGTGIKGAPVDLDKGAFAKDRVRIDTPKESTPDAVAEVIEQIADKFAEDTDGQPIGITLPCVVTHGIVRTAANIDTSWIGTNVEELLSKRLGRPVTVVNDADAAGVGELHFGAARNTDGTVLVSTLGTGIGSALLIDGELLPNSELGHLEIDGHDAESKAAESAHVEEDLSWEDWAKRLQRYYSHIEDLLWPDLIVVGGGVSKKADKFLPLLHLRAPIVAAQLRNAAGIVGVAWLADRAAKAPAR; encoded by the coding sequence ATGAGCACCACCTATCCGCTCGGCATCGATGTGGGGGGCACGGGCATCAAGGGAGCGCCGGTCGACCTCGACAAGGGTGCTTTCGCCAAGGACCGGGTGCGCATCGACACCCCGAAGGAGTCCACTCCTGACGCGGTCGCCGAGGTCATCGAGCAGATCGCCGACAAGTTCGCCGAGGACACCGACGGACAGCCGATCGGCATCACGCTGCCCTGTGTCGTCACCCACGGCATCGTGAGAACCGCTGCGAACATTGACACCTCGTGGATCGGCACCAACGTCGAGGAACTACTCAGCAAGCGCCTCGGCCGTCCGGTGACCGTGGTGAACGACGCGGATGCGGCCGGCGTCGGCGAGCTGCACTTCGGCGCGGCACGCAACACCGACGGCACGGTCCTGGTCTCCACCCTCGGCACCGGGATCGGGTCCGCGCTGCTGATCGACGGGGAGTTGTTGCCCAACTCCGAGCTGGGTCACCTGGAGATCGACGGTCACGACGCCGAGAGCAAGGCCGCGGAGAGCGCGCACGTCGAGGAGGACCTGTCCTGGGAGGACTGGGCCAAGCGACTGCAGCGCTACTACAGCCACATCGAGGACCTGCTCTGGCCCGACCTCATCGTCGTCGGCGGCGGCGTCTCGAAGAAGGCGGACAAGTTCCTGCCGCTGCTGCACCTGAGGGCGCCGATCGTCGCCGCCCAGCTGCGCAACGCGGCGGGCATCGTCGGGGTCGCCTGGCTGGCCGACCGTGCCGCGAAGGCACCGGCCCGCTGA
- a CDS encoding MBL fold metallo-hydrolase has product MQLTHLGHSCLLVEIAGQRVLIDPGTFSTFDDVTDLDAILVTHQHFDHLDLERLPALLQRNPGAAIHADPESVEILRHKEIPATATVAGQTFALGDLEITPAGARHAVITDYVPGIANVGLYLTAPGEASLFHPGDALDAHVPGDVDILATQVNAPWCAVKESVEFVRRLAPSVVVPIHDALVTEAGRGIYLRHIGDFGRDGGVPVRDLRGAGATSM; this is encoded by the coding sequence ATGCAGCTGACTCACCTCGGACATTCCTGCCTGCTCGTCGAGATCGCCGGGCAGCGCGTGCTGATCGACCCGGGCACCTTCTCCACCTTCGACGACGTCACCGACCTGGACGCGATCCTGGTGACGCACCAGCACTTCGACCACCTCGACCTCGAGCGGTTGCCGGCCCTGCTGCAGCGCAACCCCGGCGCCGCGATCCATGCCGATCCCGAGAGCGTGGAGATCCTGCGGCACAAGGAGATCCCGGCGACGGCAACGGTCGCGGGTCAGACGTTCGCGCTGGGCGACCTCGAGATCACCCCTGCGGGCGCCCGGCACGCGGTCATCACCGACTACGTCCCGGGCATCGCCAATGTCGGGCTCTACCTCACCGCACCGGGTGAGGCGTCCCTGTTCCACCCTGGTGATGCCCTCGACGCGCACGTGCCCGGCGACGTCGACATCCTGGCGACCCAGGTCAACGCGCCGTGGTGTGCGGTCAAGGAGTCGGTGGAGTTCGTGCGCCGGCTCGCGCCGTCCGTGGTGGTGCCGATCCACGACGCCCTGGTCACCGAGGCCGGCAGGGGGATCTATCTGCGCCATATCGGGGATTTCGGTCGCGATGGCGGCGTACCGGTGCGGGACCTGCGCGGCGCTGGAGCGACCAGCATGTGA
- a CDS encoding carbohydrate ABC transporter permease, whose amino-acid sequence MLAKSDDRPRPTGSGKASRKGPSLWMMAPAMAFFAFFGLVPLVGTFILSFCDWNGLGSPTFSGLDNWTSVLQQSSMYHALWLTILMCLATFVVQFPLSLLLGVFMAGRQRYRAVLAVLYFLPLLFSATAIGIAFKNLLDPNFGLSSALHLDILQQDWLGSPTLAFWVVIAVVSWCFIPFHSLLYQAGARQIPQSLYEAAQLDGAGRVRCFFSITLPQLKYTIVTSTTLMIVGTLTAFDLIYVMTNGGPGDATRILPVDMYLQGFKSNDMGVASVIAVILIVLGLSFSLVLNRLSGSDRMESQMEGM is encoded by the coding sequence CTGCTCGCCAAGTCCGACGACCGGCCGCGGCCGACCGGCAGCGGCAAGGCCAGTCGCAAGGGGCCGAGCCTGTGGATGATGGCACCGGCCATGGCGTTCTTCGCGTTCTTCGGGCTGGTGCCGCTCGTCGGGACGTTCATCCTGTCGTTCTGCGACTGGAACGGGCTGGGCAGTCCGACCTTCTCCGGGCTGGACAACTGGACGTCGGTGCTGCAGCAGAGCTCGATGTATCACGCGCTCTGGCTGACGATCCTGATGTGCCTGGCGACCTTCGTGGTGCAGTTCCCGCTCAGTCTGCTGCTGGGTGTGTTCATGGCCGGTCGGCAGCGCTACCGCGCCGTGCTCGCGGTGCTCTACTTCCTGCCGCTGCTGTTCTCCGCCACCGCGATCGGCATCGCGTTCAAGAACCTGCTGGACCCGAACTTCGGGCTGTCCAGCGCGTTGCACCTCGACATACTCCAGCAGGACTGGCTGGGGTCTCCGACGCTGGCCTTCTGGGTCGTGATCGCGGTCGTGTCGTGGTGCTTCATACCGTTCCACTCGCTGCTCTACCAGGCCGGTGCCCGGCAGATCCCGCAGTCCCTCTACGAGGCGGCGCAACTGGACGGCGCCGGCCGGGTGCGCTGCTTCTTCAGCATCACCCTGCCGCAGCTGAAGTACACGATCGTGACGAGTACGACGCTGATGATCGTGGGCACGCTGACCGCCTTCGACCTGATCTACGTCATGACCAACGGTGGCCCGGGCGACGCGACGCGGATCCTGCCGGTGGACATGTACCTGCAGGGTTTCAAGAGCAACGACATGGGTGTCGCCAGTGTGATCGCGGTGATCCTCATCGTTCTCGGCCTCAGTTTCTCGCTGGTCCTCAACCGGCTGAGCGGCTCGGACCGCATGGAGAGCCAGATGGAGGGCATGTGA
- a CDS encoding carbohydrate ABC transporter permease: MARAAAARQRPNALGGALGFVWLILTIGPIYYVVVTSLKSQADYYSSNPLGIPSNPTLRAYRTVLQNDFLRYFFNSLLVAVVTVVVVVAISLMASYVIVRRSSAIARLSQRVFLLGIAIPIQATIVPVYYLIVQLGLYDTLPALMLPGIAFAIPITVLILVNYLRDIPAELYDSMHADGASDWRIFLSLVLPLSKPAITTVAIYDALNCWNGFLFPLILTQSENVRTLPLSLWSYQGEFNSDIPAVLAAIVLSCLPILAAYIVGRRQLVAGLTAGFGK, encoded by the coding sequence ATGGCGCGCGCAGCCGCGGCCCGGCAACGACCGAACGCGCTGGGCGGCGCCCTCGGCTTCGTCTGGCTGATCCTCACCATCGGGCCGATCTACTACGTGGTGGTCACCAGCCTGAAGTCACAGGCCGACTACTACAGCTCCAACCCCCTTGGGATTCCGTCGAATCCGACACTGCGTGCCTACCGGACCGTGCTGCAGAACGACTTCCTGCGGTACTTCTTCAACAGCCTGCTCGTCGCGGTCGTCACGGTCGTCGTGGTCGTCGCCATCTCGCTGATGGCGAGCTATGTCATCGTCCGCCGGTCGTCGGCGATCGCACGCCTGTCGCAGCGGGTCTTCCTGCTCGGCATCGCGATCCCGATCCAGGCGACGATCGTGCCGGTCTACTACCTGATCGTGCAGCTGGGCCTCTACGACACGTTGCCGGCGTTGATGCTGCCGGGCATCGCCTTCGCCATCCCGATCACGGTGCTGATCCTGGTCAACTATCTGCGCGACATACCCGCCGAACTGTACGACTCGATGCATGCGGACGGCGCCAGTGACTGGCGCATCTTCCTCAGCCTGGTGCTGCCACTCTCCAAGCCCGCGATCACCACGGTTGCGATCTACGACGCGCTCAACTGCTGGAACGGCTTCCTCTTCCCGCTGATCCTGACGCAGAGCGAGAACGTCCGCACCCTGCCGCTGTCGCTGTGGAGCTACCAGGGCGAGTTCAACTCGGACATCCCCGCGGTGCTGGCGGCGATCGTCCTGTCCTGCCTGCCGATCCTGGCGGCATACATCGTCGGGCGACGGCAGCTGGTCGCCGGCCTGACCGCTGGTTTCGGAAAGTAG
- a CDS encoding LacI family DNA-binding transcriptional regulator → MSATLREVAEDAGVSMSTASKVLNGRPDVSPRTQERVLRSAADLGYHARHRARRRTNSVLILFDDLISPYSLSVLSGATEAAMRLRQSLIVERMLSDEQPRGLTKQWFDAVAARGINALVAVTTPLSDRELGWCADAGIALVIVDPIGTTTRSTVSISATNWAGGRAATQHLLDLGHRRIGFLNGPPESQPARERLHGYTSALTDAGIEFDPELVAGDVYAVEPSVGSAHTLLALPDPPTAVFASSDASALGTLRAAMERGLVVPDDLSVVGFDDTLMARWAPIPLTTVHQPLVEMGKVAVERALTLADDADAFSHPFQLETHLIVRETTAPPRTHSDEGTTAG, encoded by the coding sequence ATGAGCGCAACGTTGCGAGAGGTCGCCGAGGACGCCGGCGTGTCGATGTCGACGGCCTCCAAGGTGCTGAACGGGCGCCCCGATGTGAGCCCCAGGACCCAGGAGCGGGTGCTCCGCTCGGCCGCCGATCTGGGCTACCACGCACGGCATCGGGCCCGTCGCCGGACCAACTCGGTGCTGATCCTGTTCGACGACCTGATCAGCCCCTATTCGCTCTCGGTGCTGAGTGGCGCCACCGAGGCCGCCATGCGCCTGCGGCAGTCGCTGATCGTGGAGCGGATGCTGTCCGACGAGCAGCCGCGTGGTCTCACCAAGCAGTGGTTCGACGCCGTCGCCGCGCGTGGCATCAACGCGCTGGTCGCGGTGACGACACCACTGTCCGACCGTGAGCTCGGCTGGTGCGCCGACGCCGGAATCGCGCTCGTCATCGTCGACCCGATCGGCACGACGACGCGGTCGACGGTCTCCATCTCGGCCACCAACTGGGCCGGGGGTCGCGCCGCCACCCAGCACCTGCTCGACCTCGGACACCGCAGGATCGGGTTCCTCAACGGGCCGCCGGAGTCCCAGCCCGCCCGCGAACGCCTGCACGGGTACACCAGCGCGCTCACCGACGCCGGCATCGAGTTCGATCCGGAGCTGGTCGCGGGTGACGTGTATGCCGTCGAGCCCAGCGTCGGCAGCGCCCACACGTTGCTCGCGCTACCCGACCCGCCGACGGCGGTGTTCGCCTCGAGCGATGCGAGCGCACTGGGCACCCTGCGCGCTGCGATGGAGCGTGGCCTCGTCGTACCCGACGACCTGTCGGTGGTCGGCTTCGACGACACGCTCATGGCGCGGTGGGCACCGATCCCGTTGACGACCGTGCACCAGCCGCTCGTCGAGATGGGCAAGGTCGCGGTCGAGCGGGCGCTCACGCTCGCCGACGACGCCGACGCGTTCTCCCATCCGTTCCAGCTCGAGACCCACCTGATCGTGCGCGAGACCACCGCCCCGCCGAGGACTCACTCCGACGAGGGCACGACAGCCGGCTGA
- a CDS encoding MFS transporter → MLAPYRSVLATPEAARFLSGSLVARLGGAMFGVAIVAMVAERRGSYSLAGAVSATGLVVLAATAAVIGRLVDRFGQRRVTLPLVLWDVCWNAALVISSIAGAPAWTLFLAYAMSAIVPAPDAMSRARWIHLLDGQPERLHTAMSLEQVLDEFAFVVGPAVAVMLATTVTPEAGFIAASVLNALGTVLFVSARSSEPPVQPKGGEAASSVVGNAAVIVVALIMVLTGGLLGANDVVTLAFAAEHGHADLAGIILALFALGSGTAAVVFGARETSGRMSRALLLGTIAMCVLEVPVLFVDNLTALAVVLLIAGAATAPTLITTMKLAQVLVRPGQVNESMGVVFTGLIVGVAAGSAVSGSVVERWDAHTAYAVPVLSGAGAIVLAALAFRLLRRSQPAVVPSSE, encoded by the coding sequence GTGCTGGCCCCGTACCGTTCCGTCCTCGCAACCCCGGAAGCCGCCCGTTTCCTGTCGGGTTCGCTCGTCGCCCGGCTGGGCGGTGCGATGTTCGGGGTCGCCATCGTCGCCATGGTCGCCGAGCGCCGCGGCTCCTACTCGCTGGCGGGCGCCGTGTCGGCGACGGGTCTGGTCGTGCTCGCGGCCACGGCGGCCGTGATCGGCCGGCTGGTGGACCGTTTCGGGCAACGCCGGGTGACCCTGCCGCTGGTGCTCTGGGACGTGTGCTGGAACGCCGCACTGGTGATCTCGTCCATCGCGGGCGCACCCGCCTGGACGCTGTTCCTGGCCTATGCGATGTCGGCCATCGTGCCCGCGCCCGATGCGATGAGCCGGGCCCGCTGGATCCATCTGCTGGATGGGCAACCCGAGCGGCTGCACACCGCCATGTCCCTGGAGCAGGTGCTCGACGAGTTCGCGTTCGTCGTCGGGCCGGCGGTGGCGGTGATGCTGGCGACGACCGTCACGCCCGAGGCGGGCTTCATCGCCGCCTCCGTGCTGAACGCCCTGGGCACGGTGCTCTTCGTCAGTGCGCGGTCCAGTGAGCCACCCGTGCAGCCCAAGGGTGGTGAGGCGGCCTCCAGCGTGGTCGGGAACGCCGCGGTGATCGTCGTGGCGCTGATCATGGTCCTGACCGGCGGCCTGCTCGGTGCGAACGACGTGGTGACGCTGGCGTTCGCCGCGGAGCACGGCCACGCCGATCTGGCGGGCATCATCCTGGCGCTGTTCGCACTCGGATCGGGCACTGCCGCAGTAGTTTTCGGTGCGCGCGAGACCAGCGGCCGGATGTCGCGCGCCCTGCTCCTCGGGACGATCGCGATGTGCGTGCTCGAAGTGCCGGTGCTGTTCGTCGACAACCTGACGGCGCTGGCCGTGGTGCTGCTGATCGCCGGGGCGGCGACCGCGCCCACCCTGATCACGACCATGAAGCTGGCCCAGGTCCTCGTGCGGCCCGGGCAGGTCAACGAGTCGATGGGTGTGGTCTTCACCGGCCTGATCGTCGGTGTCGCAGCGGGTTCGGCGGTGAGCGGATCGGTCGTGGAACGCTGGGACGCACACACCGCGTATGCCGTCCCGGTGCTGTCCGGGGCGGGAGCGATCGTGCTGGCAGCGCTGGCTTTTCGGCTGCTGCGCCGAAGTCAGCCGGCTGTCGTGCCCTCGTCGGAGTGA
- a CDS encoding lipid II:glycine glycyltransferase FemX, whose amino-acid sequence MKLRVTTCSDRAEWDRTVLGAGGHPLQLWGWGELKSRYAWTAERLLVQGDGRTVGAAQVLHRRLPPPFRSLAYVPRGPVAQESDRAAVLAALADHVGHGTSVALSIEPDWADPHSPLAKGVTDEEVRQLQQTAPTGWLADVAAAGFRRSANTGLIPRTLIVDVTPDEDAILKAFSSSTRQNVRKSFRAENVRFGEVTTDADLEQVLAINKETGLRAGFAVHDDGYHRAIRDLMGERSQLIAAWEGDEVVAFVWLVVSDTTAFELYGGVSPRGMKLRLNYGLKFHAMKHVKAQGVSRYDFNGLLNDGISDFKRQFSKHEDLLIGTWDKPLSPLYPVFATALPKVRHTLKRGLPAARATLRDPKAALADVRARLPKRVGTNS is encoded by the coding sequence GTGAAGCTGCGAGTGACCACCTGTTCAGACCGTGCGGAATGGGATCGCACCGTGCTCGGTGCCGGCGGCCATCCGCTGCAACTGTGGGGCTGGGGCGAGCTGAAATCCCGTTACGCCTGGACCGCCGAACGCCTGCTGGTCCAGGGCGACGGCCGCACCGTCGGTGCCGCACAGGTGCTCCATCGCCGGTTGCCCCCGCCGTTCAGGTCGTTGGCCTACGTGCCCCGCGGCCCTGTCGCGCAGGAGTCCGACCGGGCCGCCGTGCTCGCTGCGCTGGCCGATCACGTCGGCCACGGCACGTCGGTCGCGTTGTCGATCGAGCCGGACTGGGCCGACCCGCACTCGCCACTCGCCAAGGGCGTGACGGACGAGGAGGTCCGGCAGCTGCAGCAGACCGCGCCGACCGGCTGGCTCGCCGACGTGGCAGCGGCCGGTTTCCGGCGCAGCGCCAACACCGGCCTGATCCCGCGGACCCTGATCGTCGACGTGACGCCGGACGAGGACGCCATCCTGAAGGCATTCAGCTCCTCGACCCGGCAGAACGTGCGCAAGTCGTTCCGTGCCGAGAACGTCCGCTTCGGTGAGGTCACCACCGACGCAGACCTGGAGCAGGTGCTGGCGATCAACAAGGAGACCGGGCTGCGCGCCGGATTCGCCGTGCACGACGACGGCTACCACCGCGCCATCCGCGACCTGATGGGTGAGCGGTCCCAGCTGATCGCGGCCTGGGAGGGCGACGAGGTCGTCGCCTTCGTCTGGCTCGTGGTCTCCGACACCACCGCCTTCGAGCTGTATGGCGGAGTGTCGCCGCGCGGGATGAAGTTGCGCCTCAACTACGGTTTGAAGTTCCACGCGATGAAACACGTGAAGGCACAAGGTGTTTCACGTTACGACTTCAACGGGTTGCTCAATGACGGCATCTCGGACTTCAAGCGGCAGTTCAGCAAGCACGAGGACCTGCTCATCGGCACCTGGGACAAGCCGCTGTCGCCGCTCTACCCGGTGTTCGCGACCGCGTTGCCGAAGGTGCGGCACACCCTCAAGCGCGGGCTGCCGGCCGCCAGGGCGACGCTGCGCGACCCCAAGGCGGCACTGGCCGACGTGCGCGCCCGCCTCCCCAAGCGGGTCGGCACCAACTCCTGA
- the map gene encoding type I methionyl aminopeptidase, with protein MSESSSQIRPGRVGPLRSVPSTIERPEYVGRPAPAQFTGSEVRDPELIDRIRVASRIAAQALQVTGAAVRPGITTDELDRIGHEFMLDQGAYPSTLGYRGFPKSLCTSVNEIICHGIPDDRPLADGDIVKIDITAYKDGAHGDNCATFLVGDVDEESRLLVERTEEAMLRGIRAAKPGREVNVIGRVIEMYAKRFGYGVVRDYTGHGVGPVFHSGLVIPHYDAAPAHNDVIEPGMTFTVEPMLNLGTPDWTLWDDGWTVATRDLRRSAQFEHTILITGGEPEILTVA; from the coding sequence ATGTCCGAGAGCAGCTCCCAGATCCGCCCGGGCCGCGTCGGCCCCCTCCGTAGCGTGCCGTCGACCATCGAACGGCCGGAGTACGTCGGGCGGCCGGCGCCGGCACAGTTCACCGGCTCCGAGGTGCGCGACCCGGAGCTGATCGACCGCATCCGTGTCGCGTCCCGCATCGCGGCGCAGGCGCTTCAGGTGACCGGCGCGGCGGTGCGCCCCGGCATCACCACCGACGAGCTCGACCGCATCGGCCACGAGTTCATGCTCGACCAGGGTGCGTACCCGTCGACGCTCGGTTATCGCGGGTTCCCGAAATCCCTGTGCACCAGCGTCAACGAGATCATCTGCCACGGCATACCCGACGATCGGCCGCTGGCCGACGGCGACATCGTCAAGATCGACATCACGGCGTACAAGGACGGAGCACACGGCGACAACTGCGCGACGTTCCTCGTCGGGGACGTCGACGAGGAGTCCCGGCTGCTGGTCGAACGCACCGAGGAGGCGATGCTGCGCGGCATCCGGGCCGCGAAACCGGGTCGCGAGGTCAACGTCATCGGGCGGGTCATCGAGATGTACGCCAAGCGCTTCGGGTATGGCGTGGTCCGCGACTACACCGGACACGGAGTGGGACCGGTCTTCCACTCCGGGCTGGTGATCCCCCACTACGACGCGGCTCCTGCACACAACGACGTCATCGAGCCGGGTATGACGTTCACCGTCGAGCCGATGCTCAACCTGGGCACACCGGACTGGACGCTCTGGGACGACGGATGGACCGTCGCGACGCGTGATCTGCGCCGGTCCGCACAGTTCGAACACACCATCCTGATCACCGGTGGCGAGCCGGAGATCCTCACGGTGGCTTAG